One Plasmodium berghei ANKA genome assembly, chromosome: 13 genomic region harbors:
- a CDS encoding BIR protein, whose translation MNDTLCLKFDFLRYYLPAELGGTANFEFKQITNFNKYCPSENCNTDLEKITIGFLWLLEQYFTISKDTDDYNENNTNAFFLYIISWLSYQLKQNSEHNTTTINDFYTKHVKNSGKYSKFINDSSICANLKEIIDKQKDLFNIDIEDLSKFYDAFKLLCNIYGNVAKNEKSGTLSNNANNFVEKYTDLNDYYNIENTPHSQILSVLLTDYNKLKTDKSGKIDNFKQFPILPTEKATKPFSRSSRSSSIKISVIPMTFLFFALLIYLGITYKASKTQFKNQKNKEENKSLIYYSDDIN comes from the exons ATGAATGATACTCTA TGTTTaaaatttgattttttgAGGTATTATTTACCTGCTGAATTAGGCGGAACCGCaaattttgaatttaaacaaattacAAATTTCAATAAGTACTGCCCTAGTGAAAACTGCAATACTGATCTcgaaaaaattacaattgGATTTTTATGGTTACTTGAACAATATTTTACTATATCCAAAGATACAGATgattataatgaaaataatacaaatgcattttttctatatattatttcatgGTTAAGTTACCAATTAAAGCAAAATTCAGAGCACAATACCACCACAATAAACGATTTTTATACTAAAcatgtaaaaaatagtggtaaatatagtaaatttataaatgattCCAGTATTTGTGCAAATCTTAAGGAAATCATAGATAAACAAAAAGATTTGTTCAATATTGATATTGAAGATCTGtctaaattttatgatgcattcaaattattatgtaaTATTTATGGCAATGTTGCAAAGAATGAAAAAAGCGGCACCCTGTCAAATAATGCGAATAATTTTGTTGAGAAATATACAGATCTCAACGATTActataatattgaaaataccCCTCATAGTCAAATATTGTCTGTTTTATTAActgattataataaattaaaaactgATAAATCTGGTAAAattgataattttaaacAATTCCCAATTCTTCCAACAGAAAAAGCAACAAAACCATTTTCACGAAGTTCACGAAGTTCATCTATAAAAATTTCAGTAATCCCAATGacatttcttttttttgcattacTTATCTATTTAGGAATTACGTATAAG GCTTCAAAGACTCAATTTAagaatcaaaaaaataaagaggaaaataaatcattaatatattattcagATGACAtcaattaa